In Spodoptera frugiperda isolate SF20-4 chromosome 1, AGI-APGP_CSIRO_Sfru_2.0, whole genome shotgun sequence, the following are encoded in one genomic region:
- the LOC118273391 gene encoding probable nuclear hormone receptor HR38 isoform X1, whose product MRILLSELGLSGACLGLTLEPRASSLDPAKPAPGPSAIESRSPSAFTPNSSSMLLLQTHSNYGSSFTDLLSPQYQEDSTEILEENLDPFPDVEFHAPVPPEVKAHRTTPISEASSPTLGPALPSFEETYSVRYPKQEMAEFGIKMDEDCYNVSAYQGHTSTQLLYQYHQPSIPYVPSTYYAPAQPCSPTFDTGGVTPNQDSYSLPPFPSSVDLHIATDQSARQRRASLPVQRSESTSSNDSPKVPGGRVHCMQASAPSSASSSPGVAPEGAGPRVAPSSPSQLCAVCGDTAACQHYGVRTCEGCKGFFKRTVQKGSKYVCLAEKSCPVDKRRRNRCQFCRFQKCLNVGMVKEVVRTDSLKGRRGRLPSKPKCPQESPPSPPISLITALVRAHVDTSPDFANLDYSQYREPNPMEPPMSDLEVIQQFYTLLTTSIDMIKVFADKVPGYGDLCPEDREQLFASARLELFVLRLAYRTRPEDTKLTFCNGVVLDKRQCQRSFGDWLHAVLDFSNTLHSMDIDISTFACLCALTLITDRHGLKEPHRVEQLQMKIIGCLRAHMPGGGGAAGSGAPHFSRVLGALPELRSLSVQGLQRIFYLKLEDLVPAPPLIENMFRSSLPF is encoded by the exons GGCCGAGCGCCATAGAGTCGCGCTCGCCAAGCGCCTTCACACCCAACTCCTCCAGCATGCTACTGCTGCAGACACAC AGCAACTACGGTTCGTCCTTCACTGATCTATTATCGCCGCAATATCAAGAAGATTCGACTGAAATCTTAGAAGAAAACCTAGATCCATTCCCGGACGTAGAATTTCACGCTCCGGTCCCGCCTGAAGTAAAAGCTCATCGCACTACGCCCATTAGTGAGGCTTCATCGCCAACCTTAGGCCCTGCGTTGCCTAGTTTTGAAGAGACTTACTCGGTTCGTTATCCCAAACAAGAAATGGCGGAATTCGGCATTAAAATGGACGAAGACTGCTACAACGTGAGCGCATATCAAGGACACACGTCCACCCAGCTACTTTATCAATATCATCAACCCTCCATTCCCTATGTACCGTCGACATACTACGCACCGGCGCAACCCTGCAGCCCCACATTTGATACAGGTGGAGTGACGCCCAACCAAGACTCGTATTctttaccccctttcccaagtTCGGTAGATCTTCACATAGCTACGGATCAGAGCGCAAGGCAACGACGAGCATCATTACCGGTACAGCGGTCAGAATCTACAAGTTCTAACGACAGCCCTAAGGTGCCCGGTGGCAGAGTACACTGTATGCAAGCGTCTGCACCCAGCTCTGCGTCCAGTTCGCCTGGCGTCGCGCCCGAGGGTGCTGGTCCCAGAGTGGCGCCATCATCACCGAGTCAGTTATGCGCTGTATGTGGGGACACTGCAGCTTGCCAACACTATGGAGTCAGGACTTGTGAAGGGTGTAAAGGATTTTTCAAGAGAACCGTACAAAAGGgttcaaaatatgtatgtttagcTGAGAAGTCTTGTCCAGTAGACAAAAGAAGACGGAATAGATGTCAGTTTTGTCGGTTCCAGAAATGTCTCAATGTTGGAATGGTCAAAGAAGTTGTAAGAACTGACTCTTTGAAAGGTAGACGCGGCAGGTTGCCGTCCAAACCAAAATGCCCGCAGGAGTCACCGCCTAGCCCGCCCATATCACTCATCACAGCACTAGTGAGAGCTCATGTCGACACTTCTCCAGACTTTGCCAATCTTGATTACTCACAATATCGGGAACCAAACCCAATGGAGCCACCGATGTCGGACTTAGAAGTAATTCAACAGTTTTATACTCTTTTGACAACTTCAATTGACATGATTAAAGTATTTGCGGACAAAGTACCCGGCTACGGTGATCTATGCCCTGAAGACCGCGAACAGCTGTTTGCGTCAGCTCGTCTCGAGCTATTTGTACTGCGATTGGCATACCGCACGCGTCCGGAAGACACCAAACTGACATTCTGCAATGGCGTTGTACTGGATAAGCGACAATGCCAACGCTCGTTCGGAGACTGGCTGCATGCTGTCCTGGACTTCAGCAACACGCTGCATTCAATGGACATCGACATATCTACATTTGCGTGTCTCTGCGCATTAACTTTGATCACAG aCCGACACGGTCTCAAGGAGCCTCATCGTGTGGAGCAGTTACAAATGAAGATAATTGGGTGTCTCCGCGCCCACATGCCGGGCGGCGGCGGTGCTGCCGGTAGCGGCGCCCCACACTTCAGCCGCGTGCTGGGCGCTCTGCCCGAGCTGCGCTCGCTGTCGGTGCAGGGCCTGCAGCGCATCTTCTACCTGAAGCTGGAGGACCTGGTGCCGGCGCCGCCGCTCATCGAAAACATGTTTCGCTCCAGCCTGCCCTTCTGA
- the LOC118273391 gene encoding probable nuclear hormone receptor HR38 isoform X2, giving the protein MRGALLTPSSQHCGLRQFQHTRPSAIESRSPSAFTPNSSSMLLLQTHSNYGSSFTDLLSPQYQEDSTEILEENLDPFPDVEFHAPVPPEVKAHRTTPISEASSPTLGPALPSFEETYSVRYPKQEMAEFGIKMDEDCYNVSAYQGHTSTQLLYQYHQPSIPYVPSTYYAPAQPCSPTFDTGGVTPNQDSYSLPPFPSSVDLHIATDQSARQRRASLPVQRSESTSSNDSPKVPGGRVHCMQASAPSSASSSPGVAPEGAGPRVAPSSPSQLCAVCGDTAACQHYGVRTCEGCKGFFKRTVQKGSKYVCLAEKSCPVDKRRRNRCQFCRFQKCLNVGMVKEVVRTDSLKGRRGRLPSKPKCPQESPPSPPISLITALVRAHVDTSPDFANLDYSQYREPNPMEPPMSDLEVIQQFYTLLTTSIDMIKVFADKVPGYGDLCPEDREQLFASARLELFVLRLAYRTRPEDTKLTFCNGVVLDKRQCQRSFGDWLHAVLDFSNTLHSMDIDISTFACLCALTLITDRHGLKEPHRVEQLQMKIIGCLRAHMPGGGGAAGSGAPHFSRVLGALPELRSLSVQGLQRIFYLKLEDLVPAPPLIENMFRSSLPF; this is encoded by the exons GGCCGAGCGCCATAGAGTCGCGCTCGCCAAGCGCCTTCACACCCAACTCCTCCAGCATGCTACTGCTGCAGACACAC AGCAACTACGGTTCGTCCTTCACTGATCTATTATCGCCGCAATATCAAGAAGATTCGACTGAAATCTTAGAAGAAAACCTAGATCCATTCCCGGACGTAGAATTTCACGCTCCGGTCCCGCCTGAAGTAAAAGCTCATCGCACTACGCCCATTAGTGAGGCTTCATCGCCAACCTTAGGCCCTGCGTTGCCTAGTTTTGAAGAGACTTACTCGGTTCGTTATCCCAAACAAGAAATGGCGGAATTCGGCATTAAAATGGACGAAGACTGCTACAACGTGAGCGCATATCAAGGACACACGTCCACCCAGCTACTTTATCAATATCATCAACCCTCCATTCCCTATGTACCGTCGACATACTACGCACCGGCGCAACCCTGCAGCCCCACATTTGATACAGGTGGAGTGACGCCCAACCAAGACTCGTATTctttaccccctttcccaagtTCGGTAGATCTTCACATAGCTACGGATCAGAGCGCAAGGCAACGACGAGCATCATTACCGGTACAGCGGTCAGAATCTACAAGTTCTAACGACAGCCCTAAGGTGCCCGGTGGCAGAGTACACTGTATGCAAGCGTCTGCACCCAGCTCTGCGTCCAGTTCGCCTGGCGTCGCGCCCGAGGGTGCTGGTCCCAGAGTGGCGCCATCATCACCGAGTCAGTTATGCGCTGTATGTGGGGACACTGCAGCTTGCCAACACTATGGAGTCAGGACTTGTGAAGGGTGTAAAGGATTTTTCAAGAGAACCGTACAAAAGGgttcaaaatatgtatgtttagcTGAGAAGTCTTGTCCAGTAGACAAAAGAAGACGGAATAGATGTCAGTTTTGTCGGTTCCAGAAATGTCTCAATGTTGGAATGGTCAAAGAAGTTGTAAGAACTGACTCTTTGAAAGGTAGACGCGGCAGGTTGCCGTCCAAACCAAAATGCCCGCAGGAGTCACCGCCTAGCCCGCCCATATCACTCATCACAGCACTAGTGAGAGCTCATGTCGACACTTCTCCAGACTTTGCCAATCTTGATTACTCACAATATCGGGAACCAAACCCAATGGAGCCACCGATGTCGGACTTAGAAGTAATTCAACAGTTTTATACTCTTTTGACAACTTCAATTGACATGATTAAAGTATTTGCGGACAAAGTACCCGGCTACGGTGATCTATGCCCTGAAGACCGCGAACAGCTGTTTGCGTCAGCTCGTCTCGAGCTATTTGTACTGCGATTGGCATACCGCACGCGTCCGGAAGACACCAAACTGACATTCTGCAATGGCGTTGTACTGGATAAGCGACAATGCCAACGCTCGTTCGGAGACTGGCTGCATGCTGTCCTGGACTTCAGCAACACGCTGCATTCAATGGACATCGACATATCTACATTTGCGTGTCTCTGCGCATTAACTTTGATCACAG aCCGACACGGTCTCAAGGAGCCTCATCGTGTGGAGCAGTTACAAATGAAGATAATTGGGTGTCTCCGCGCCCACATGCCGGGCGGCGGCGGTGCTGCCGGTAGCGGCGCCCCACACTTCAGCCGCGTGCTGGGCGCTCTGCCCGAGCTGCGCTCGCTGTCGGTGCAGGGCCTGCAGCGCATCTTCTACCTGAAGCTGGAGGACCTGGTGCCGGCGCCGCCGCTCATCGAAAACATGTTTCGCTCCAGCCTGCCCTTCTGA
- the LOC118273694 gene encoding vacuolar protein sorting-associated protein 52 homolog, which translates to MSESTDIKDGLDKNLEDFEIQEVLRNGTDLREYALQLDKGIKDAEKTSVADYLKESENIASLHNQIEDCDGILAKMESMLMVFQNDLGSISNEIISLQKRSVSMSVQLSNRQVLKGPLSTFIEDMAVSETLIFGINNVPVTDKEFMVQLAILNQKLNFVKEQDFKETKACHDVKDVLEKLKIKAVSKIRAYILENIYKFRKPMANYQIPQNAMLKYKFFFEFILANERNVAQEICNEYIDTLSKVYYSYFKSYASRLDKLKYEEAPSKDDLMGIEDGSKGGFFQKSNLKNKSTIFTIGNRGDVLAQQLEAPIIVPHVQQKTKYSYEALFRSLQYALVDNGCREYLFTTEFFHVKGSHAQELFDRILGKTLSLLVVCKPNMIIDDCLALYLCIQLINRYRWMCHKRAVGALDSYWDSLQGTLWPRLEHVLKLNIQSVRECDPAKLSNKELGPHYITRRYAEFSAAMLSLSEQFPSEELSNILLVLQDEVNCFLLKMAAEFPQRIQQLIFLINNYDMILSILMERTRDNTKEAESFREQLQARSSEYVEEILSPHFGGMIQFVKEGEQLLDSDKKTELANLERKSLSLVASFSSGWKQSLEEIHREVLVSFPNLVTGSGLLQMALTNFVQYYHKFAKLLTPNARTQLVNIHVIMVEIKKYKTNY; encoded by the exons ATGTCGGAATCTACGGATATTAAGGACGGACTGGATAAAAACCTGGAAGACTTTGAAATACAAGAAGTGCTTCGAAATGGCACAGACTTGCGGGAGTATGCCTTGCAACTCGACAAAGGTATAAAGGATGCCGAAAAGACATCTGTAGCAGATTACTTGAAAGAAAGTGAAAATATTGCCTCTTTACACAACCAGATTGAAGATTGTGATGGAATCCTTGCTAAAATGGAAAGCATGCTAATGGTTTTCCaa AATGACCTGGGCAGTATCAGCAATGAAATAATTAGTTTACAGAAGCGCTCAGTAAGCATGTCAGTGCAACTGTCTAATCGGCAGGTGTTGAAGGGTCCTCTATCTACTTTTATTGAAGACATGGCAGTCTCTGAAACacttatatt tgGTATCAACAATGTTCCTGTAACAGATAAAGAATTTATGGTACAGTTAGCAATATTGAACCAAAAACTCAATTTTGTGAAGGAGCAAGACTTCAAAGAAACTAAAGCTTGCCATGATGTTAAAGATGTTCTGGAAAAATTGAAGATAAAAGCTGTTTCAAAAATAAGAGCATACATTTTggagaatatttataaattccGCAAACCAATGGCTAACTATCAGATACCTCAGAATGCTATGCTTAAGTACAAGTTTTTCTTTGAGTTTATATTAGCCAATGAGAGAAATGTTGCCCAAGAGATTTGCAATGAATATATTGACACACTGAGCAAAGTATACTACTCTTATTTCAAATCATATGCCTCAAGATTGGACAAGTTAAAGTATGAGGAAGCTCCCAGCAAAGATGATCTAATGGGGATTGAAGATGGATCTAAAGGAGGCTTCTTTCAAAAATCtaacttgaaaaataaaagcaCAATATTCACAATTGGCAACAGAGGTGATGTATTAGCTCAGCAACTTGAAGCCCCCATTATTGTACCCCATGTGCAGCAAAAAACTAAG TACTCCTATGAAGCCCTCTTCAGAAGTCTCCAATATGCACTGGTAGACAATGGCTGCAGGGAATATTTATTCACAACAGAATTCTTCCATGTGAAAGGAAGTCATGCACAGGAATTGTTTGATAGAATCCTTGGAAAAACATTATCCTTGCTTGTGGTAT gcaaaccaaatatgattattgATGACTGCCTGGCATTGTACCTTTGCATACAACTTATAAACAGATACAGATGGATGTGCCACAAAAGGGCAGTAGGTGCTTTAGAcag TTATTGGGATTCACTGCAAGGCACATTATGGCCACGGTTAGAGCATGtgctgaaattaaatattcagaGTGTGCGAGAATGCGATCCTGCAAAATTATCCAATAAAGAATTGGGACCTCACTAT ATTACCCGGAGATATGCCGAATTTTCTGCTGCTATGCTGAGCCTTAGCGAACAGTTTCCTTCAGAAGAACTTAGCAATATTCTGCTTGTTCTACAAGATGAAGTCAATTGCTTCTTACTTAAAATGGCAGCTGAATTTCCACAAAGGATACAGCAACTGATTTTCCTCATTAATAACTATGACATGATCTTGAGTATATTAATGGAAAGAACAAGAGATAACACAAAAGAGGCTGAAAGCTTCAGGGAACAGCTGCAAGCTAGAAGCTCGGAATATGTCGAGGAGATTTTAAGCCCACATTTTGGAGGAATGATACAGTTTGTCAAGGAAGGTGAACAATTACTTGATTCTGACAAAAAAACGGAATTGGCAAACTTGGAGCGCAAATCTTTATCTTTGGTAGCGTCATTCAGCTCTGGCTGGAAACAAAGCCTTGAAGAGATTCATAGGGAAGTGCTTGTTTCCTTCCCAAATCTTGTAACTGGATCTGGTCTACTGCAAATGGCTCTTACGAACTTTGTACAATATTACCACAAGTTTGCTAAGTTGCTAACTCCTAATGCACGAACACAATTAGTCAATATTCACGTGATTAtggtagaaataaaaaaatataaaacaaattattaa
- the LOC118273391 gene encoding probable nuclear hormone receptor HR38 isoform X3, with product MFAEGPSAIESRSPSAFTPNSSSMLLLQTHSNYGSSFTDLLSPQYQEDSTEILEENLDPFPDVEFHAPVPPEVKAHRTTPISEASSPTLGPALPSFEETYSVRYPKQEMAEFGIKMDEDCYNVSAYQGHTSTQLLYQYHQPSIPYVPSTYYAPAQPCSPTFDTGGVTPNQDSYSLPPFPSSVDLHIATDQSARQRRASLPVQRSESTSSNDSPKVPGGRVHCMQASAPSSASSSPGVAPEGAGPRVAPSSPSQLCAVCGDTAACQHYGVRTCEGCKGFFKRTVQKGSKYVCLAEKSCPVDKRRRNRCQFCRFQKCLNVGMVKEVVRTDSLKGRRGRLPSKPKCPQESPPSPPISLITALVRAHVDTSPDFANLDYSQYREPNPMEPPMSDLEVIQQFYTLLTTSIDMIKVFADKVPGYGDLCPEDREQLFASARLELFVLRLAYRTRPEDTKLTFCNGVVLDKRQCQRSFGDWLHAVLDFSNTLHSMDIDISTFACLCALTLITDRHGLKEPHRVEQLQMKIIGCLRAHMPGGGGAAGSGAPHFSRVLGALPELRSLSVQGLQRIFYLKLEDLVPAPPLIENMFRSSLPF from the exons ATGTTCGCCGAGG GGCCGAGCGCCATAGAGTCGCGCTCGCCAAGCGCCTTCACACCCAACTCCTCCAGCATGCTACTGCTGCAGACACAC AGCAACTACGGTTCGTCCTTCACTGATCTATTATCGCCGCAATATCAAGAAGATTCGACTGAAATCTTAGAAGAAAACCTAGATCCATTCCCGGACGTAGAATTTCACGCTCCGGTCCCGCCTGAAGTAAAAGCTCATCGCACTACGCCCATTAGTGAGGCTTCATCGCCAACCTTAGGCCCTGCGTTGCCTAGTTTTGAAGAGACTTACTCGGTTCGTTATCCCAAACAAGAAATGGCGGAATTCGGCATTAAAATGGACGAAGACTGCTACAACGTGAGCGCATATCAAGGACACACGTCCACCCAGCTACTTTATCAATATCATCAACCCTCCATTCCCTATGTACCGTCGACATACTACGCACCGGCGCAACCCTGCAGCCCCACATTTGATACAGGTGGAGTGACGCCCAACCAAGACTCGTATTctttaccccctttcccaagtTCGGTAGATCTTCACATAGCTACGGATCAGAGCGCAAGGCAACGACGAGCATCATTACCGGTACAGCGGTCAGAATCTACAAGTTCTAACGACAGCCCTAAGGTGCCCGGTGGCAGAGTACACTGTATGCAAGCGTCTGCACCCAGCTCTGCGTCCAGTTCGCCTGGCGTCGCGCCCGAGGGTGCTGGTCCCAGAGTGGCGCCATCATCACCGAGTCAGTTATGCGCTGTATGTGGGGACACTGCAGCTTGCCAACACTATGGAGTCAGGACTTGTGAAGGGTGTAAAGGATTTTTCAAGAGAACCGTACAAAAGGgttcaaaatatgtatgtttagcTGAGAAGTCTTGTCCAGTAGACAAAAGAAGACGGAATAGATGTCAGTTTTGTCGGTTCCAGAAATGTCTCAATGTTGGAATGGTCAAAGAAGTTGTAAGAACTGACTCTTTGAAAGGTAGACGCGGCAGGTTGCCGTCCAAACCAAAATGCCCGCAGGAGTCACCGCCTAGCCCGCCCATATCACTCATCACAGCACTAGTGAGAGCTCATGTCGACACTTCTCCAGACTTTGCCAATCTTGATTACTCACAATATCGGGAACCAAACCCAATGGAGCCACCGATGTCGGACTTAGAAGTAATTCAACAGTTTTATACTCTTTTGACAACTTCAATTGACATGATTAAAGTATTTGCGGACAAAGTACCCGGCTACGGTGATCTATGCCCTGAAGACCGCGAACAGCTGTTTGCGTCAGCTCGTCTCGAGCTATTTGTACTGCGATTGGCATACCGCACGCGTCCGGAAGACACCAAACTGACATTCTGCAATGGCGTTGTACTGGATAAGCGACAATGCCAACGCTCGTTCGGAGACTGGCTGCATGCTGTCCTGGACTTCAGCAACACGCTGCATTCAATGGACATCGACATATCTACATTTGCGTGTCTCTGCGCATTAACTTTGATCACAG aCCGACACGGTCTCAAGGAGCCTCATCGTGTGGAGCAGTTACAAATGAAGATAATTGGGTGTCTCCGCGCCCACATGCCGGGCGGCGGCGGTGCTGCCGGTAGCGGCGCCCCACACTTCAGCCGCGTGCTGGGCGCTCTGCCCGAGCTGCGCTCGCTGTCGGTGCAGGGCCTGCAGCGCATCTTCTACCTGAAGCTGGAGGACCTGGTGCCGGCGCCGCCGCTCATCGAAAACATGTTTCGCTCCAGCCTGCCCTTCTGA